The DNA segment CCCGCCGTGCCTCCACAGCGGAGAACGGATCGACCCGGCGCGAGCCCGCCCCGTGTGCTTTTGCTTCCAGGGCTTTTTCCCGGATCCGCTCACTTCGCCTCGCCGCAGCGTCGACGCCGTACCCTGACGCTCGCACGCGAGCTGCATGACCACCGCTTCGTGCACCAAGGCGCTTTGCGCCTTGCAGCCGAAGACCTCATTGGGCAGATCGACGGTGCCGATTATCCTCTTGCTGAGATCCACCACGTTAACGGTCGGCATAACCTACCCCTTCTTGGACTTCCGCACGATGACCAGACCGTTGTCCGCACCGGGCACCGCCCCCCGCACAAGCAGCAGATTCTCCTCGGGGCGCGCCTCAACGACTTTCAACCGTTGAACGGTGACCCGCTCGGACCCCATATGTCCTGGCAGCGTTTTGTTTTTCCAGACCCGAGAAGGGAACGCGCTGCTCCCGATCGATCCGGGAGCCCGATGGAACATCGACCCGTGCGACTCCGGTCCCCCTCCATAGTGATGCCGCTTGACGACTCCCTGGAAGCCCTTTCCCTTGGAGACTCCCTCGACATCGACCCAGTCGCCTTTCTTGAACAGGTCCGCCTTGATTGTCTGGCCGACGGTCACGTCCCCGAGTTTTTTGAATTCGCGCAGCCATCGACTCGGCGGAGCCTGATGCGTCTTCAGATGACCGAGCTCAGCCTTGGACAGCTTCCGCTCCTTGACTTCACCGAACGCCACCTGTATGGCCTCATACCCGTCGCGCTCGCGCGTCTTGACCGCGACAACTCGACAGGGCCCCGCCTCGATGACGGTCACCGGCGTCAAGACACTGCCATCATAGATCTGA comes from the Nitrospirota bacterium genome and includes:
- the rplC gene encoding 50S ribosomal protein L3, with the translated sequence MTNGLIGKKLGMTQIYDGSVLTPVTVIEAGPCRVVAVKTRERDGYEAIQVAFGEVKERKLSKAELGHLKTHQAPPSRWLREFKKLGDVTVGQTIKADLFKKGDWVDVEGVSKGKGFQGVVKRHHYGGGPESHGSMFHRAPGSIGSSAFPSRVWKNKTLPGHMGSERVTVQRLKVVEARPEENLLLVRGAVPGADNGLVIVRKSKKG